In Musa acuminata AAA Group cultivar baxijiao chromosome BXJ2-10, Cavendish_Baxijiao_AAA, whole genome shotgun sequence, a genomic segment contains:
- the LOC135624771 gene encoding protein disulfide isomerase-like 5-1, producing MDLVRSHHRRRSLLFLLLLLILPLFFFLSACPGSRAEVITLTEETFADKVKEKDTVWFVQFCVPWCKHCKNLGTLWEDLGKTMEGEDEIEIGQVDCSTSKPVCTKVDIHSYPTFKIFYDGEEIAKYKGPRQVEPLKQFVLDEADKAARAKLEAD from the exons ATGGATCTCGTCCGTAGCCACCACCGCCGGCGTtcgcttctcttcctcctcctcctcctcatcctccccctcttcttcttcctgagCGCATGCCCTGGATCCCGTGCCGAGGTGATAACCCTCACCGAAGAAACTTTCGCGGACAAG GTGAAGGAAAAGGACACCGTTTGGTTTGTACAATTCTGTGTGCCATGGTGTAAACACTG TAAGAATTTAGGAACACTGTGGGAGGACTTGGGGAAGACAATGGAAGGTGAAGATGAAATAGAGATAGGGCAAGTTGATTGCAGTACAAGCAAACCAGTGTGCACCAAAGTTGACATTCATTCATATCCTACatttaagatattttatgatGGCGAAGAAATCGCAAAATATAAAG GTCCCAGACAAGTCGAACCACTTAAACAATTTGTGCTGGATGAAGCAGATAAAGCAGCAAGAGCAAAGCTAGAAGCTGATTAA
- the LOC135624770 gene encoding elongation factor 1-alpha-like, which produces MGKEKVHISIVVIGHVDSGKSTTTGHLIYKLGGIDKRVIERFEKEAAEMNKRSFKYAWVLDKLKAERERGITIDIALWKFETTKYYCTVIDAPGHRDFIKNMITGTSQADCAVLIIDSTTGGFEAGISKDGQTREHALLAFTLGVKQMICCCNKMDATTPKYSKARYDEIVKEVSSYLKKVGYNPEKIPFVPISGFEGDNMIERSTNLDWYKGPTLLEALDMIQEPKRPSDKPLRLPLQDVYKIGGIGTVPVGRVETGVLKPGMVVTFGPTGLTTEVKSVEMHHEALQEAFPGDNVGFNVKNVAVKDLKRGFVASNSKEDPAKEAANFTSQVIIMNHPGQISNGYAPVLDCHTSHIAVKFAEILTKIDRRSGKELEKEPKFLKNGDAGFVKMIPSKPMVVETFSQYPPLGRFAVRDMRQTVAVGVIKSVEKKDPTGAKVTKAAAKKK; this is translated from the exons ATGGGGAAAGAGAAGGTTCACATCAGCATTGTGGTCATTGGTCACGTCGATTCTGGCAAGTCAACCACCACTGGGCATCTTATCTACAAGCTGGGTGGTATTGACAAGCGTGTCATTGAGAGGTTTGAAAAGGAGGCTGCTGAGATGAACAAGAGGTCATTCAAGTATGCCTGGGTTCTTGACAAGCTTAAGGCTGAGCGTGAGAGAGGGATTACCATTGATATTGCACTTTGGAAGTTTGAAACAACCAAGTATTATTGTACTGTCATTGATGCTCCAGGACACCGTGACTTCATTAAAAATATGATCACTGGAACATCCCAGGCTGACTGTGCTGTTCTTATCATTGACTCAACTACTGGTGGTTTTGAAGCTGGTATCTCTAAGGATGGCCAGACTCGTGAGCATGCTCTGCTTGCTTTTACCCTTGGAGTTAAACAGATGATTTGCTGCTGCAACAAG ATGGATGCAACCACACCAAAGTATTCCAAGGCCAGGTATGATGAAATCGTCAAGGAGGTTTCTTCTTACCTCAAGAAGGTGGGTTACAACCCTGAGAAGATTCCTTTTGTCCCCATCTCTGGATTTGAGGGTGACAACATGATCGAGAGGTCTACCAACCTGGATTGGTACAAGGGCCCAACCCTTCTCGAGGCTCTTGACATGATCCAGGAACCAAAGAGGCCATCAGACAAGCCCCTTCGTCTTCCTCTTCAGGATGTGTACAAGATTGGTGGTATTGGTACTGTTCCGGTTGGACGTGTTGAGACTGGTGTCCTCAAGCCTGGCATGGTTGTTACTTTTGGTCCAACAGGTTTGACAACCGAAGTTAAGTCAGTTGAGATGCACCATGAAGCTCTCCAAGAAGCCTTCCCTGGTGACAATGTTGGCTTTAACGTGAAGAATGTTGCTGTGAAGGATCTTAAGAGAGGTTTCGTCGCATCCAATTCTAAAGAAGATCCTGCAAAGGAGGCTGCTAACTTCACTTCTCAGGTCATCATCATGAACCACCCAGGCCAAATTAGCAATGGTTATGCCCCTGTGCTCGACTGCCACACGTCCCATATTGCAGTCAAGTTTGCTGAGATTCTCACCAAGATCGATAGACGTTCTGGAAAGGAGCTTGAGAAGGAGCCAAAGTTCCTCAAGAATGGCGATGCAGGCTTCGTGAAGATGATTCCGTCCAAGCCCATGGTTGTGGAAACGTTCTCCCAGTATCCTCCACTTGGTCGTTTTGCTGTGAGGGATATGCGTCAGACTGTGGCCGTGGGTGTCATCAAGAGTGTCGAGAAGAAGGATCCTACCGGTGCTAAGGTCACCAAGGCTGCTGCCAAGAAGAAATGA
- the LOC135583225 gene encoding protein IQ-DOMAIN 2-like isoform X1 yields the protein MGKKGKWFSAVKRVFSPESKAKKEARLKKKLESGTSKPTDSLERAASEVVPPPPPRHPEEDKVVEIENEQSRHACSAAVAAPAAIEPVVTSSEAAREIIRLKSTTKYPGKTTEEIAAIKIQTAFRGHLARRALRALRGLVRLKSLVDGDTVKRQATTTLRCMQTLARVQSQIRSRRIRMLEENQALQRQMLLKHERELESLKMGEEWDDSLQSKEQIEASLLSKQEAAIRRERALAYAFSHQQWKSSSKPVNPLFMDPNNLQWGWSWLERWMAARPWETRSTTDREPNDDRASIKSAMQSDGGGVILKAYACRNANPDKPSPSNQKPSRPASRQSPSTPPVKAPLLTGKMKSASPKRGWAPLEDDLRSMVSLQSERSRRHSLAAASVRDDESLAGSPAVPSYMAPTESARSKSRFQSLSDDTIESADRSSVVSAKKRLSFPTGERYSPASPAAVRRSSGPPKVDMALVKDVEVRS from the exons ATGGGGAAGAAGGGGAAGTGGTTCAGCGCTGTGAAGAGGGTCTTCAGCCCTGAATCAAAGGCGAAGAAGGAAGCG AGATTGAAGAAGAAACTGGAATCTGGGACTTCCAAACCTACTGACTCATTAGAGCGTGCTGCTTCCGAGGTagttcctcctccgcctcctcgtcATCCGGAGGAGGATAAAGTAGTGGAGATTGAGAATGAGCAGAGCAGGCATGCTTGTTCCGCAGCAGTTGCCGCTCCTGCTGCCATTGAACCTGTTGTGACATCTTCTGAGGCCGCAAGGGAGATCATTCGCCTCAAAAGCACCACAAAATACCCAGGCAAGACGACAGAAGAGATCGCTGCAATCAAGATCCAGACTGCTTTCCGAGGCCACCTG GCAAGGAGAGCTCTACGGGCATTGAGAGGGTTGGTTAGGTTGAAGTCACTGGTTGATGGTGATACTGTTAAGCGTCAGGCTACAACCACATTACGATGCATGCAGACCCTGGCAAGGGTTCAATCACAGATCCGCTCAAGGAGAATCAGGATGCTAGAAGAGAACCAGGCTCTTCAGCGACAAATGCTGCTCAAACATGAAAGAGAGCTTGAAAGTTTGAAG ATGGGTGAGGAATGGGATGACAGTTTGCAATCAAAAGAACAGATTGAGGCAAGTCTGTTAAGCAAGCAAGAGGCTGCAATAAGAAGAGAAAGAGCACTGGCTTATGCATTTTCTCATCAG CAGTGGAAGAGTTCCTCAAAGCCAGTGAATCCATTGTTTATGGACCCCAACAACCTACAATGGGGTTGGAGCTGGTTGGAGCGATGGATGGCAGCAAGGCCATGGGAGACCAGGAGCACAACAGATAGAGAACCGAACGATGACCGTGCCTCCATCAAGAGTGCCATGCAGAGTGATGGAGGTGGGGTAATCTTAAAAGCTTATGCTTGTCGCAATGCCAATCCAGATAAGCCGTCACCATCAAACCAGAAACCAAGTCGTCCTGCAAGCCGCCAATCTCCCTCGACACCACCTGTGAAGGCACCATTGTTAACAGGGAAGATGAAATCAGCAAGTCCGAAGCGTGGTTGGGCACCATTGGAAGACGACTTGAGGAGCATGGTCAGCCTGCAATCTGAGCGATCCAGGAGGCACAGCTTAGCAGCAGCATCAGTGAGAGACGATGAGAGCCTAGCTGGTTCACCAGCTGTTCCGAGCTACATGGCACCCACGGAATCAGCAAGATCGAAGTCCCGCTTCCAGAGCCTTTCAGATGACACCATTGAGTCTGCAGACAGATCCTCTGTGGTTTCTGCGAAGAAGAGGCTGTCTTTCCCCACAGGAGAGAGATACAGTCCAGCATCTCCAGCTGCGGTGAGACGGAGCTCAGGTCCTCCCAAGGTGGACATGGCATTGGTGAAGGATGTAGAAGTCCGATCCTGA
- the LOC135583225 gene encoding protein IQ-DOMAIN 2-like isoform X2, translating to MGKKGKWFSAVKRVFSPESKAKKEARLKKKLESGTSKPTDSLERAASEVVPPPPPRHPEEDKVVEIENEQSRHACSAAVAAPAAIEPVVTSSEAAREIIRLKSTTKYPGKTTEEIAAIKIQTAFRGHLARRALRALRGLVRLKSLVDGDTVKRQATTTLRCMQTLARVQSQIRSRRIRMLEENQALQRQMLLKHERELESLKMGEEWDDSLQSKEQIEASLLSKQEAAIRRERALAYAFSHQWKSSSKPVNPLFMDPNNLQWGWSWLERWMAARPWETRSTTDREPNDDRASIKSAMQSDGGGVILKAYACRNANPDKPSPSNQKPSRPASRQSPSTPPVKAPLLTGKMKSASPKRGWAPLEDDLRSMVSLQSERSRRHSLAAASVRDDESLAGSPAVPSYMAPTESARSKSRFQSLSDDTIESADRSSVVSAKKRLSFPTGERYSPASPAAVRRSSGPPKVDMALVKDVEVRS from the exons ATGGGGAAGAAGGGGAAGTGGTTCAGCGCTGTGAAGAGGGTCTTCAGCCCTGAATCAAAGGCGAAGAAGGAAGCG AGATTGAAGAAGAAACTGGAATCTGGGACTTCCAAACCTACTGACTCATTAGAGCGTGCTGCTTCCGAGGTagttcctcctccgcctcctcgtcATCCGGAGGAGGATAAAGTAGTGGAGATTGAGAATGAGCAGAGCAGGCATGCTTGTTCCGCAGCAGTTGCCGCTCCTGCTGCCATTGAACCTGTTGTGACATCTTCTGAGGCCGCAAGGGAGATCATTCGCCTCAAAAGCACCACAAAATACCCAGGCAAGACGACAGAAGAGATCGCTGCAATCAAGATCCAGACTGCTTTCCGAGGCCACCTG GCAAGGAGAGCTCTACGGGCATTGAGAGGGTTGGTTAGGTTGAAGTCACTGGTTGATGGTGATACTGTTAAGCGTCAGGCTACAACCACATTACGATGCATGCAGACCCTGGCAAGGGTTCAATCACAGATCCGCTCAAGGAGAATCAGGATGCTAGAAGAGAACCAGGCTCTTCAGCGACAAATGCTGCTCAAACATGAAAGAGAGCTTGAAAGTTTGAAG ATGGGTGAGGAATGGGATGACAGTTTGCAATCAAAAGAACAGATTGAGGCAAGTCTGTTAAGCAAGCAAGAGGCTGCAATAAGAAGAGAAAGAGCACTGGCTTATGCATTTTCTCATCAG TGGAAGAGTTCCTCAAAGCCAGTGAATCCATTGTTTATGGACCCCAACAACCTACAATGGGGTTGGAGCTGGTTGGAGCGATGGATGGCAGCAAGGCCATGGGAGACCAGGAGCACAACAGATAGAGAACCGAACGATGACCGTGCCTCCATCAAGAGTGCCATGCAGAGTGATGGAGGTGGGGTAATCTTAAAAGCTTATGCTTGTCGCAATGCCAATCCAGATAAGCCGTCACCATCAAACCAGAAACCAAGTCGTCCTGCAAGCCGCCAATCTCCCTCGACACCACCTGTGAAGGCACCATTGTTAACAGGGAAGATGAAATCAGCAAGTCCGAAGCGTGGTTGGGCACCATTGGAAGACGACTTGAGGAGCATGGTCAGCCTGCAATCTGAGCGATCCAGGAGGCACAGCTTAGCAGCAGCATCAGTGAGAGACGATGAGAGCCTAGCTGGTTCACCAGCTGTTCCGAGCTACATGGCACCCACGGAATCAGCAAGATCGAAGTCCCGCTTCCAGAGCCTTTCAGATGACACCATTGAGTCTGCAGACAGATCCTCTGTGGTTTCTGCGAAGAAGAGGCTGTCTTTCCCCACAGGAGAGAGATACAGTCCAGCATCTCCAGCTGCGGTGAGACGGAGCTCAGGTCCTCCCAAGGTGGACATGGCATTGGTGAAGGATGTAGAAGTCCGATCCTGA
- the LOC135624774 gene encoding tetraspanin-3-like: protein MMRGSNTLIGAVNFVTFLISIPILGGGIWLSAKANSTDCLRFLQWPLIIIGIAIMVISLMGFAGACYRLTWLLRIYLFVMFFVVVALLSFVVFAYAVTDRGHGQVVMDRAFLEYQLSDYSGWLKDRVSDPGYWAKISACLRDSRVCPKMARYGRDSTTGLLIPEPAVLFYQRHLSPIESGCCKPPTSCWFTYVNETYWTAQPGTVVNDIDCTRWSNEQHSLCYQCGSCKAGVLASIRHNWRKVSVINIVVLVILVIVYVIGCAAFRNAKRIDNDEPFGENRMSKARPSRFQF, encoded by the exons ATGATGCGAGGTAGCAACACCCTCATCGGGGCCGTGAACTTTGTCACGTTCCTGATATCGATCCCCATCTTGGGCGGCGGAATATGGCTCAGTGCCAAGGCCAATTCCACCGACTGCCTCCGCTTCCTCCAGTGGCCGCTCATCATCATCGGCATCGCCATCATGGTCATCTCCCTCATGGGCTTCGCCGGCGCCTGCTACCGCCTCACCTGGCTGCTCCGCATCTACCTCTTCGTCATGTTCTTCGTGGTCGTCGCGCTCCTCAGCTTCGTCGTCTTCGCCTATGCCGTCACCGACCGCGGCCACGGCCAGGTCGTCATGGACCGCGCCTTCCTCGAGTACCAGCTCTCGGACTACTCCGGCTGGCTCAAGGACCGCGTATCCGACCCCGGGTACTGGGCCAAGATCAGCGCCTGCCTCCGCGACAGCCGTGTGTGCCCCAAGATGGCGAGGTACGGCCGGGACTCCACCACGGGGTTGCTCATCCCTGAGCCCGCGGTTCTGTTCTACCAGAGGCATCTCTCCCCTATCGAG TCTGGGTGTTGTAAGCCTCCCACTTCGTGTTGGTTTACATACGTAAATGAGACATACTGGACTGCACAACCAGGGACTGTGGTGAATGACATTGACTGCACCAGGTGGAGCAACGAGCAACATTCACTGTGCTACCAGTGTGGCTCATGTAAGGCTGGGGTTCTCGCGAGCATCAGGCATAACTGGAGGAAGGTCTCTGTGATTAACATTGTTGTGCTCGTCATCCTCGTGATCGTGTACGTCATTGGTTGTGCCGCATTCAGAAACGCAAAAAGGATCGACAACGATGAGCCCTTCGGAGAGAACAGGATGAGTAAAGCAAGACCTAGCAGGTTCCAGTTCTAG
- the LOC135624772 gene encoding uncharacterized protein LOC135624772 isoform X2: MVTPSEASRHGGSGLEEIWKRELGPSLPRFFARRVGGSEALVKRMVSYGNLCGHKGCVNTIHFNPAGDLLVSGSDDKGIILWNWESKYKKFTYASGHMDNVFQALIMPFTEDRTIITSAADGQVRVGQIADNGVVTTKQLGTHRGRVHKLAIEPGSPHIFYSCGEDGLIQHFDLRSHAPTKLFLCSSFSDNKQPVRLNTIVIDPCNPYYFSVGGFDEYARVYDIRNYQWDASSSSDQPVNTYCPRHLIGSDNVHITGLAYSYMSELLVSYNDELIYLFERDMGLGPNPRSAPAANLDKIDQPQVYAGHRNSQTVKGVSFFGPSDEYVVSGSDCGHVYIWKKKHGDLVWMMAGDKHIVNCVEPHPFFPFLASSGYDKNVKLWTPGWPPSPLPRNLEERRQALAYIEHRPSTADLESDEDDDREAFVLGFADPETAEEGSNADPRECIIC; this comes from the exons ATGGTGACGCCTTCCGAGGCTTCCAGGCACGGAGGCAGCGGCTTAGAGGAGATCTGGAAGAGGGAGCTGGGCCCGTCTCTGCCTCGATTCTTCGCTCGCCGAGTCGGTGGTTCTGAG GCACTTGTAAAGCGAATGGTTTCGTATGGGAACTTGTGTGGCCATAAGGGTTGTGTAAATACTATACATTTTAACCCTGCTGGTGACCTTCTTGTCTCTGGTTCTGACGACAAAGGCATTATATTATGGAATTGGGAATCCAAATATAAAAAGTTCACTTATGCTTCTGGTCACATGGATAATGTTTTCCAGGCCCTAATTATGCCATTCACTGAGGACCGCACCATAATAACTTCTGCAGCTGATGGTCAG GTAAGGGTCGGCCAGATTGCAGACAATGGTGTAGTCACAACCAAACAGCTGGGGACACATCGTGGTCGTGTACACAAACTTGCCATTGAGCCTGGAAGTCCTCACATATTTTACAGCTGTGGCGAGGATGGTTTAATACAACAT TTTGATCTGCGAAGCCATGCCCCTACCAAACTTTTCTTGTGCTCTTCATTCTCAGACAACAAACAACCTGTAAGACTGAATACCATTGTCATAGACCCCTGCAACCCTTACTATTTTTCAGTAGGAGGCTTTGATGAATATGCACGAGTTTATGACATAAGAAACTATCAGTGGGATGCATCAAGTAGTTCTGACCAACCTGTGAATACTTACTGTCCTCGTCATCTTATTGGCTCTGATAATGTCCATATCACCGGACTTGCATATTCTTACATGAGTGAGTTGCTAGTCTCATACAATGATGAGCTTATTTACCTGTTTGAGAGAGACATGGGTCTTGGTCCAAATCCAcggtctgctccagctgcaaactTGGACAAGATTGATCAGCCACAGGTGTATGCTGGCCACAGGAATTCACAAACTGTTAAGGGGGTCAGTTTCTTTGGACCCAGTGATGAGTATGTTGTCAGTGGATCAGATTGTGGTCATGTTTACATATGGAAGAAAAAACATGGCGACCTGGTGTGGATGATGGCTGGTGATAAGCACATTGTGAACTGTGTTGAGCCCCAtccttttttcccttttcttgctTCTAGTGGATATGATAAGAATGTAAAGCTGTGGACTCCAGGCTGGCCACCCTCTCCGCTCCCAAGGAATCTAGAAGAG AGAAGGCAAGCTTTAGCTTACATCGAGCACAGACCCTCAACTGCAGACCTCGAGAGCGATGAAGACGATGACAGAGAGGCTTTCGTCCTAGGATTCGCAGATCCTGAGACTGCTGAAGAGGGTTCAAATGCTGATCCCAGAGAGTGCATAATCTGCTAa
- the LOC135624772 gene encoding uncharacterized protein LOC135624772 isoform X1: MVTPSEASRHGGSGLEEIWKRELGPSLPRFFARRVGGSEALVKRMVSYGNLCGHKGCVNTIHFNPAGDLLVSGSDDKGIILWNWESKYKKFTYASGHMDNVFQALIMPFTEDRTIITSAADGQVRVGQIADNGVVTTKQLGTHRGRVHKLAIEPGSPHIFYSCGEDGLIQHFDLRSHAPTKLFLCSSFSDNKQPVRLNTIVIDPCNPYYFSVGGFDEYARVYDIRNYQWDASSSSDQPVNTYCPRHLIGSDNVHITGLAYSYMSELLVSYNDELIYLFERDMGLGPNPRSAPAANLDKIDQPQVYAGHRNSQTVKGVSFFGPSDEYVVSGSDCGHVYIWKKKHGDLVWMMAGDKHIVNCVEPHPFFPFLASSGYDKNVKLWTPGWPPSPLPRNLEEIMAANKRGREARARVSLSPDVIMHVLRLQRRQALAYIEHRPSTADLESDEDDDREAFVLGFADPETAEEGSNADPRECIIC; the protein is encoded by the exons ATGGTGACGCCTTCCGAGGCTTCCAGGCACGGAGGCAGCGGCTTAGAGGAGATCTGGAAGAGGGAGCTGGGCCCGTCTCTGCCTCGATTCTTCGCTCGCCGAGTCGGTGGTTCTGAG GCACTTGTAAAGCGAATGGTTTCGTATGGGAACTTGTGTGGCCATAAGGGTTGTGTAAATACTATACATTTTAACCCTGCTGGTGACCTTCTTGTCTCTGGTTCTGACGACAAAGGCATTATATTATGGAATTGGGAATCCAAATATAAAAAGTTCACTTATGCTTCTGGTCACATGGATAATGTTTTCCAGGCCCTAATTATGCCATTCACTGAGGACCGCACCATAATAACTTCTGCAGCTGATGGTCAG GTAAGGGTCGGCCAGATTGCAGACAATGGTGTAGTCACAACCAAACAGCTGGGGACACATCGTGGTCGTGTACACAAACTTGCCATTGAGCCTGGAAGTCCTCACATATTTTACAGCTGTGGCGAGGATGGTTTAATACAACAT TTTGATCTGCGAAGCCATGCCCCTACCAAACTTTTCTTGTGCTCTTCATTCTCAGACAACAAACAACCTGTAAGACTGAATACCATTGTCATAGACCCCTGCAACCCTTACTATTTTTCAGTAGGAGGCTTTGATGAATATGCACGAGTTTATGACATAAGAAACTATCAGTGGGATGCATCAAGTAGTTCTGACCAACCTGTGAATACTTACTGTCCTCGTCATCTTATTGGCTCTGATAATGTCCATATCACCGGACTTGCATATTCTTACATGAGTGAGTTGCTAGTCTCATACAATGATGAGCTTATTTACCTGTTTGAGAGAGACATGGGTCTTGGTCCAAATCCAcggtctgctccagctgcaaactTGGACAAGATTGATCAGCCACAGGTGTATGCTGGCCACAGGAATTCACAAACTGTTAAGGGGGTCAGTTTCTTTGGACCCAGTGATGAGTATGTTGTCAGTGGATCAGATTGTGGTCATGTTTACATATGGAAGAAAAAACATGGCGACCTGGTGTGGATGATGGCTGGTGATAAGCACATTGTGAACTGTGTTGAGCCCCAtccttttttcccttttcttgctTCTAGTGGATATGATAAGAATGTAAAGCTGTGGACTCCAGGCTGGCCACCCTCTCCGCTCCCAAGGAATCTAGAAGAG ATTATGGCAGCTAATAAGCGAGGAAGAGAGGCTCGTGCACGAGTTTCACTCTCTCCTGATGTTATAATGCATGTTTTGAGGTTGCAGAGAAGGCAAGCTTTAGCTTACATCGAGCACAGACCCTCAACTGCAGACCTCGAGAGCGATGAAGACGATGACAGAGAGGCTTTCGTCCTAGGATTCGCAGATCCTGAGACTGCTGAAGAGGGTTCAAATGCTGATCCCAGAGAGTGCATAATCTGCTAa
- the LOC135624772 gene encoding uncharacterized protein LOC135624772 isoform X3, with the protein MVSYGNLCGHKGCVNTIHFNPAGDLLVSGSDDKGIILWNWESKYKKFTYASGHMDNVFQALIMPFTEDRTIITSAADGQVRVGQIADNGVVTTKQLGTHRGRVHKLAIEPGSPHIFYSCGEDGLIQHFDLRSHAPTKLFLCSSFSDNKQPVRLNTIVIDPCNPYYFSVGGFDEYARVYDIRNYQWDASSSSDQPVNTYCPRHLIGSDNVHITGLAYSYMSELLVSYNDELIYLFERDMGLGPNPRSAPAANLDKIDQPQVYAGHRNSQTVKGVSFFGPSDEYVVSGSDCGHVYIWKKKHGDLVWMMAGDKHIVNCVEPHPFFPFLASSGYDKNVKLWTPGWPPSPLPRNLEEIMAANKRGREARARVSLSPDVIMHVLRLQRRQALAYIEHRPSTADLESDEDDDREAFVLGFADPETAEEGSNADPRECIIC; encoded by the exons ATGGTTTCGTATGGGAACTTGTGTGGCCATAAGGGTTGTGTAAATACTATACATTTTAACCCTGCTGGTGACCTTCTTGTCTCTGGTTCTGACGACAAAGGCATTATATTATGGAATTGGGAATCCAAATATAAAAAGTTCACTTATGCTTCTGGTCACATGGATAATGTTTTCCAGGCCCTAATTATGCCATTCACTGAGGACCGCACCATAATAACTTCTGCAGCTGATGGTCAG GTAAGGGTCGGCCAGATTGCAGACAATGGTGTAGTCACAACCAAACAGCTGGGGACACATCGTGGTCGTGTACACAAACTTGCCATTGAGCCTGGAAGTCCTCACATATTTTACAGCTGTGGCGAGGATGGTTTAATACAACAT TTTGATCTGCGAAGCCATGCCCCTACCAAACTTTTCTTGTGCTCTTCATTCTCAGACAACAAACAACCTGTAAGACTGAATACCATTGTCATAGACCCCTGCAACCCTTACTATTTTTCAGTAGGAGGCTTTGATGAATATGCACGAGTTTATGACATAAGAAACTATCAGTGGGATGCATCAAGTAGTTCTGACCAACCTGTGAATACTTACTGTCCTCGTCATCTTATTGGCTCTGATAATGTCCATATCACCGGACTTGCATATTCTTACATGAGTGAGTTGCTAGTCTCATACAATGATGAGCTTATTTACCTGTTTGAGAGAGACATGGGTCTTGGTCCAAATCCAcggtctgctccagctgcaaactTGGACAAGATTGATCAGCCACAGGTGTATGCTGGCCACAGGAATTCACAAACTGTTAAGGGGGTCAGTTTCTTTGGACCCAGTGATGAGTATGTTGTCAGTGGATCAGATTGTGGTCATGTTTACATATGGAAGAAAAAACATGGCGACCTGGTGTGGATGATGGCTGGTGATAAGCACATTGTGAACTGTGTTGAGCCCCAtccttttttcccttttcttgctTCTAGTGGATATGATAAGAATGTAAAGCTGTGGACTCCAGGCTGGCCACCCTCTCCGCTCCCAAGGAATCTAGAAGAG ATTATGGCAGCTAATAAGCGAGGAAGAGAGGCTCGTGCACGAGTTTCACTCTCTCCTGATGTTATAATGCATGTTTTGAGGTTGCAGAGAAGGCAAGCTTTAGCTTACATCGAGCACAGACCCTCAACTGCAGACCTCGAGAGCGATGAAGACGATGACAGAGAGGCTTTCGTCCTAGGATTCGCAGATCCTGAGACTGCTGAAGAGGGTTCAAATGCTGATCCCAGAGAGTGCATAATCTGCTAa